TGAAGATTATCCAGAACGGGCAATTCGTACATCTCGTCAGTGATAGACATGTAATCCCGGACACCTAGCGCCTCACTCAGGAACATCGGGGACACTCCCGGTGCGACTAAGAGGATCATATGCTCCCCGGTATCCATAAGGAACGCGCCTTTGGAGTCCAGACACCTCGCGGTTAATTGCAAGTGGGGTGGTTGCGGGATTGGTTCCTCTTCACTGTTCAGGACTATGGGCTGTTCCTCCAAGTTATGTACGGGATACAAGTCGGGATATATCATTTGTATCAAATGTCCTAACGGTTTGGTCTTCATATCGATCATTGCTTTGACGCGATCGTCCAGTCGGGTGCAAGTCCCGGTCCGGAAAGCCGTCGATTTCAGTAAGGCCGATATGTACAAAGGCAATAACCGCAAACAAGGGGGCGCGAGTAACGAGGTGGGGCCTTCGGCCATATTCAGCGACATCTTGTAGCTCGAAAGTATATCTATGGCCACGTTTATGAACGCTTCCCGTGCGTCCGAAAGACTAGACTGCATGGACCTATCAACTGCCATCTTGGCCAGCAAGCCCACAATACACTGCTGATCGGCCGCATTGATCACGTCGGATAGGGTGGCGCACACCGGAAGGCACAAAGTGTGCACCCTTATCCTCCGTTCTCCCTTGCTCGAAGTGTACAGAAGAGCCGCTTGGAAGCAGACTGACTGCACATCCGACAGGGTCTCGTCAATCGAGACTTGCATACCGAACGCAGCATCAGGACTCACATTTGGCAGCGATAGCAAATCGGTCGAACGCACGAAGAAGTTGCCATGGAACGTGTGAATTGATAACCCGCGAGTGCACCGAATACGCATCACAGCCTCAAACCCGATCTTCCGCACTAAATACCGGCGGAAGCACCGTTCGAACCGCTCGTTCTGCAACACTCTTGATGCCTTGAACAGGGGGAAGTGGTGGATGCAACCGCCGCTAAACCGGCTAATCCCCGATATAGTCGCCATGTCCACATACTGCGAGTTCAGAACGAACAAATCAACGGCGATCTGCTGCCCACTGCACTCCAAAGCCAAGCGTTTGTAGAAGTCATTGGCTGGGTTCAAGTGCTGGACTTCGGTCGAAGCCCTCTGGGAGGGATCCTCCCTCGGGACCAAAGCCCCGGGCCCGACGTTGGGCAACGACGCTTGGAAAACGCTAACGCGGCCTCCGGTAGCCCCCATCATTTTATGCGCCGCTTGTAAGGCAGCCCCCAGAGCCGAATTGTTGTCGTAACTGTTGTTGTAACGCGTTGGTAGTTGGGTCAACAGATCGGTAAGTAAGTCGATTCGGTCCTTCAAGTTCACTAGGAGGTTGTCGGGACAAGGCAGAAATATATCGTCGATTTCAAGCACCGTCATTTCGTGGGGTTGGCTCAACCCTTCGCCGAGTCCAAAGAAATGTAAAGCCGAGTCGTAGGCTAATATGCCGACTTGCGTGCGGGCATCGCCTGGCAAACTTTTCAGTTCTTCCAAAAGCACAGCACATGCGCTTTGCAAGTAGCCACTCTCGATGGCAAGCCGGGAAATGtcgaacaaaaacaaatagacAGCCGGTTGTGGAGGCCTTAACATGTATTCCGCTGGTGCTATGTACTCGATAGTACTAGACTTGATCTCCGGTCTTCTTGTCGGGTCCCCGTATGTTTTACTAACAGGGTCGAACTGAAATTCTTCGGGCAATTCGTTCACTCGATAGCACAAATTACATTTCCACCTCTTCGTGTCGATGAAATAAACAAAGGGGTTGATGTAGGTGCGACAGGCGCGACATCTCACGATAACGTTACATTGAATTACCGGCAAATGAGTCAAGTCTTTAAAGGGATGAATCAAAATTCCTAAGGGTAGACGCGACTTCTGCAACAGAGAGTTGCTTTCGGGGATTTTCGTCATCGTACATCGGAAAACTTCTGGACTGCAATTCGCCGAATCGAGAAGCTCATTCCCTAAGTAGACTTTAGGTGGCGCCACTTTCTCCGGAGGTAGAACGTTCGGATTTTGAAGGAGATCAAAGTGGTCGTGGCCccataatttgttaaaaccaGATTGAGTCACGCTGTTCTGTTGATAGAACTGTTGCTGCGTCTGTGCCGAGACGGGGTAATTTTGTGTCTGGGGGTTGAAACTAGGCGGGGCTTGAGGGTTATAACTCTGCTGAGGGGGTGGCCCTTGTGGGTATCTGTTTGAGTGCAGATTGGCCTTAGGTGCCCCCGGAGGCGGCAGCCGTGGACTCGAATTGTTAAATTGGTTTGAAGGCAAATTAGTTTCAACTGGTGGCGGTTGATAGCCTTGACTTAAAGGCGGTGGCATTTGGACTTGATTTGGAGGCGGCCGATATCCTTGATTACTAGGActcgaattaaaattattatgaatTTGGCTATTCGGAGGTGGTATTTGGCCTTGGATTGGGGGCGGCTGCATTGAACTAAAATTCTGTGAAGACGAGACTTGACTTTGGCCTTGCGTTAAAGGAGTTGAATTAAAATTGTGTGGCGGCGGAACAAAGGCCTGACTTTTTATTGAAGGTGGCATTTGGCTCTGACCTTGCGTTGGGGGCGGTGCCATACCTTGATTAATAGAACTTGAATTAAAGTTGTGTGGCGGCGGAACAAAActctgattttttattggaggCGGTACTTGGCCCTGACCTTGCGTTGGGGGCGGTGTCACACCTTGATTTATAACAGAACTTGGAGGCAGAACAAAGCTCTGACTTTTTATTGGGGGCGGTATTTGAGTGTGACCTTGCGTTGTAGGCGGCGCCACACCTTGATTTGCAATAGAGTTAAAATTGTGAGGAGGCGGAACAAAATTCGGATTTTTGATAGGGGGCGGCATCTGACTCTGCGCCGGAGGCGGGGCCTGACCTTGATTAATAGGACTTGAATTAAAGTTGTGTGGCGGCGGAACAAAGCTCTGATTTTTTACTGGAGGCGGCATTTGGTTCTGCGTTGAGGGCGGGGCCTGGCCTTGATTTGGGGGCGGGACTTGGACTTGATTTTGTATTGTTGGTGGTTTTTGTTGAGGCTGTTGATTGGTAATTACTGGCATTTGTCCTTGTGTTGAGGGCGGCTTTTGGGTGAAGTTGTAGCCGGTGGGTGGGGCTTGCGTGGTCCTGGGCGGCGCTTGGGTGCTTCCAATTGGCGAAAATGCGCTACTGACTAGTCCACTTGGATTCGGTGATTGATTAGGTGTTGAAGTGTTAAATTTGTTGATGTTGAGTTGGCTCAACTGTTGAGTTATATTAGGGGATCTAGATGGCGGGAGTTGTGTTGGGGGGATGGCGGAGCGTGGAGGCAGCTGTGAAAGGGGGATATTTTTGCCATGGGGGGACGAGTCGCGTGACGAATGCGACGAATGAACTCCATTGTAGATTGGGGGCTTCATTTGGGGGGGCATACCATTTTGCTGATTCGGTTGagccattttgtttaatttctaaAAGAAACAAACGCACGTGTATTATTAAACACAAACCAGACTAAAAAAagccaatacttaattaatattttatatgtGGCCAAGTTTTGGAACAGTGTCAAGGTAAGTAGAACGGCGAGAAAAACTCGACAAGAATTAGGTTAAAAACTTACGAAATGGGGAAAAACACATACGCCACGTTCACATACACTGGATACacccgaatttaattaaaaatgaacacAGCAATAAACATGCAACCTTTGAACTCGAATTTAGcacaaaatttgcaatttttggcaCAAAAAACCAATCTACACTGCCACAAACACTACCAGAATATAACAAATAATACTCACAATAGATTCATTGGCTATTTCCTATTCAATTCGTGGCGTTTGTAtcaaaattcaacaataatttCTTTACGAGACAATTTCTGGTTGTCATTATTGTCAATCTTACGTGGCCGCGCGATGGCAGCGCAAATGTGGCAGACTTGGGAATTATAGGGTAAAAGAAACCAGTGGCGTaacatgtattttttattagaaaaaatttacaacgaTCACAATTATTTCACTCGTACCACTTCGTTTTCTTCTGTACCGGCAAGGCCAAAAGCTTCTTTTTATAATCAGCCAccaattttgagaaattatcGTTTTCCTTCTTCTTATTAATTTTCTGCTTGGgttgttttgtaaaatcttGTTTCCTCTCCTTGAGTGTCTTCTTCGAAAATTTGGCTTtcttcttctcttttttcaaattttctaaatGCAGCCTCGCCTGCGTTTTAAGATTATATCTACTCCGCATTTTTTGTTTGCCCGGCTTGGCTGTGACCCCCACAAATTCGCCTTCAGTATCATGTGTCTCATTTAATCGTTTCTGTTTCCTTTCCTGGTCTTCTTTCACCACTTTCGGATTAAACTCCTTGCATTTGGGGTTTTTGAGACGCGATTTTTCGAGTCGCTTCTGTTTCGCCTTAATCATGGCCCGATTTTCAATGGAAAAGGCAACAATCGGTCTTTTATGAGCCGAAAAAATATTCGGATTGTTATTTAAGGCCCTGAGCGTAGCCAAGGCGTCTTCATGTCGATTGAAAGTGACAAAACCAAACTCTTTCGATCGTCCAACTCCATCTGCGTCCACGTTTTTTAGATCGCGCATGATTCGCGCCTCCCGAATTACCGAATTTTTCGGACTGTTGTTTTTAACCaaaatgtgtaattttttatcgtCCCAGCTGGGCGGTAAATTGTGAATGACTAGGCGCTCGCGCGAGACAAACATATTCAAATTACGCAACATTTGGGTTTTATATTGTTCTAGTTGGAGTCGCTTTGCCATGTCACTGGCTGAGACGCCTTCGGCGGCCTTGCCCCCGGCTAGAATAACTGCAACAAAACGTtacaaacaccaaaataaaataattacaacacAAACCTCCTTCTTTAACTAAATACAAATTTCTCGAGTCTTTTGGAGCTGTTTTCTCTTCTTTCTTTGTTTCGGCTTTTTTACGTACTTCGTCCCGACCCAAAGCCCTATGACAGTCCAAAACATTCCCAAGGAGAGTCAACTCAGTGCCTGCCTCAAGTGCCTTTTGCGCGTCCTCGGCATTTCTAAATTTAACAAACGCCGTTCCTTTGGAATGTTCCGTGTATTTATCTACGCAAATTAATGCGTAATAAAGGGGCCCAAACTGACTCATACATTGTTTTATGTCATCATTAGTGGCCGTGAAcggcacattttttataaagattGTTTTGCCCTCAGTTACGTCATTTGACtcaaatttaggttttttaacGGGTGGCTCTTGCTCTTCCTCTTCTTCGTCTGATACACCCTCATTATCTTCACTGtccgtttttttttgctcagaATCGCTTCCAATTCCTTCAGCTTCATCTTCACTCTTCACTTCTTCGGCCACTTCCTGACTTTCGTCCACATCCACCGGTTCTTCCTTAACCTTCACCTCGTCTTCCTCCTTGATTTCCTTCTTGTCTTCAGTTTTGTACTTATTTTTAGCCAAAGCAAAGTCAACTTCAATCTCACGCCCCAAGAAAGGTTTTCCATTTAAATGATGTCGCGCTTTAGCCGCCTTTTGAACCAACTTAAATTGGACGAAACCACAACCGACCAACTTCCCATCCTCTTTTTTCAAAACCTTAACTTCTTGAACCTCCCCAAACTGCGCAAAATGCTCCTTGAGGTTCTCCTCAGTGGCCTCAAACGGCAAGTTGCGGATGACCAACCGTGCCCTCTTCTCCTTCAACTTCAACTTGCGCTCCTTCTTGATTTGTTTCAACTTGTCTTTAGTCGAGACTTCCAcattttgtggttttttggGGGCTAAAAACAACCCCAAATTATATGAATGTGCGACGTGTGGTTTGGTGTTACTTACGATGACGCCCCATTATACTTTCGCCCCAATAAATGACTActcaagaaaaatgtttttatttgccCCACGTGTGCCCCTAGCCTTAAATTACTGTCAAGTGTCAAAATCGGCGTGCGCTTGTTCGTTTCATCCGTGGCACGACCAATTTaatcaataatttcaatttacaatcattaaaattcaagttttAAGCTTTAATTTCGTATAGAGGTGCCATAGCGCCCCAAATTGTGCCAAAACTTGGGTTGAATTACTCTTACGGGAAATTTAACCTCAATCTGTTGCCGTACACGTGTTTGTGTTTATAATTCGCCCCTGAGGGTTTTAACAAAGAAACAATGGATGATGAGGACAGTAAGTATAAGGAGAGGTCAGGAAGGGTTTTTGACTGGTGTTTGGCCCCAAGACACGTGTAGGGACGGAGATGACGATTCTGACGAATGGGACGAAATGGAAGTCACAGGGGAGCAAACGACGTGTCTTTTTTGCCCCCTGCAATTCCTGACAATAGCGGTGGCGCTGGACCATTGTCGTGCTGAGCACAACTTTGATTTATTAGAGTTGAAAAATAAGTATAACATGGACTGTTATTCCTACATCAAGATGATTAATTACATTAGGATGCAAAGACCGGACCCGAAAATCTTGACCGAGTCTTCGGTCGCGTTGTGGGACGATGATGTGTATTTGAAGGCGGGCGAGATGGAGTCATGGTTGATGTATGGTAAGGTGTGGCATTTGGGGGCGAAAATAGGGCTCAGGGGTGTTTGCAGACTTTGAGGACCTGGGAAGTGCCCCCTCCACTCCCCATTATGCCATCGACGGCAAGACGCCCATCagcaatttgaatttttccgaCCTGCAGAGGCAAATTGAGGACTTGACTTTacaagtattttattaatttcttgtCATTGGGGGATTTATTGAACTGTTTCAGTTGAAACACAAATGCACGTTACTAGAACTCGCGGTGAAAGACATcgaaaagatgaaaaaaatcactaggACGTTTGTTGAAAGTAGGGATGTTCCAGAAAAGCCGTTTCACGTCACTGGTTATGACTCTGATTATTTCCACTCGTATTCACATTTCGGTATTCACCACGAAATGTTAAATGTGGGTACTAATTATTcagtttcaataatttataattgttttaaataggATAGAGTCAGGACTGAAAGCTACAGGGacgcaattttaaataattcggACAGTTTCAAGGACAAAATCGTCCTGGACGTGGGCTGTGGCACTGGGATTTTGTCGCTGTTTTCGGCCAAAGCTGGCGCTTCCAAAGTGATTGGAATCGACCAGTCTGAGGTCGTTTACAAAGCAATGGACATAATCAGGTTGATTGCAAAAATTCCGAAActcgtaattatttttgttgtattaacagagaaaacaattattacgaCACAATCCACTTGATGAAAGGCCGAATCGAGGACACTAATCTCCCGGTTGAAAAAGTCGACATAATCGTCTCGGAATGGATGGGCTATTTTTTGCTGTTCGAAGGCATGTTGGACAGTTTCATACACGCGAGAGATCGCTACTTGGCCCCAGGAGGCCTCCTTTTGCCAAACAGGTGCAACTTGAACCTGATTGGCTGCTCTGACCCCGGTATTGCGGTCTAGGTAATtacaggaaactgtaatttccGAGTTATCGTTTCAGAGCGTTACGACAAAGTGATTAATTTCTGGGACAATGTTTATGGGTTTTCGATGAAATGCATGAAGAGTGAAGTCATTTCCGAGGCTTTTGTCGAAACCGTTCCTGGCGAAAGTGTCATGACTGACCCCATAACACTGAAGGAGATTGATTTGGCAAGTTGTACCGTTGATACTTGCGATTTTAGCTCGGCTTTTGCGTTGAAAGCCACCAAAGATGCCGTTTTGACATGCTTGGTGGGGTATTTTGATACGTTCTTTGACTTACCAAAAAGTGTTCACTTTTCGACGGGGCCTGAAGCGCCCAAAACGCACTGGCAacaaagtgttttttatttgaaggAGACAATAAATATGAGTGCAGGTACTTTATTATTGCATAATtaggtttaatttttgtcatttgGTTCTTCCAGGTGATGTGATTGAAGGGTCGCTAGTTTGTTCACGGCTCAAAAAGAATGCGAGAGGTTTGTCTGTGACCATAACTTtaggtaaaaataaatatcactATAATTTGGACTAgtggtttgtaatttttatttttcaagtaaataaaataaaaaaagtgtttacgTGCGTTTATTGGGTGAAAATGAAAGCCAGTTTGgactaacaatttatttcgtactttgtaaataaaatttaaaaaagtaaaaaacctgtacctaaaattattataatttacgtcgtatttacattaaaatccgttatttcgTATTCTGAAAACTTGACTTAATGGATTATAAATCGTTCGTTGCGTCGTATAGTAGGGAATTCTTCTTTTAAAATCGTTTTGTACATCGGCTCTTAAAATTACGACACCTGAAACACGAaacgcaataaaaaaatagctgGGTTTTGCGGCCATTTACCGGATGGGTTGACTTTCACTTTGATTTTCGTTTGCGAAGACAAAACTCCATAATCCACATCTTCGTAGAGATCCTAGAGCAAACCGCCGGAAATAGCAGCTTTCACGCGTAACTAGATGTCGCTTACCTCGACTCTGTAGCCCGTCGGTGACGTCAAACCCAATTCCTTCAGCGTGACCGCTACATCTGAAGGCGTTCCGTCCGTTCTCCTGTTCAGAAATGCGATCGCATAGGAGAAATAATTCTGGTAGAGAGGAGTGATCGGTCTCGACCAAATTTCGATACCTTTATGCTGAAATGTCTCGTTTCGAAACGCTTTACAGTTACAACGGTTTGTTGTTCACCTTGTATATACGCCTTCCTTGAATGCCCAACGGATCTTGATCGACggctatgatttttttgttttgcaaaatgGCTTTGTACTCGGGCCGGATCGAGCGCAAGTCGACCGACATGAGCAAGGGGGCTGCCAGGATGGCCCAAATGGCCATCTGGGTCTTGCTCTGCTCGTAACTCAGACCGAAATTTCCGATAATCAACTGAAAAGTTTCCTTTGAGAAAGTACAATAAAAACACGAGCGCTTTTCCTGTCCAGCGACTGGAGGAAATTCCGGTGTTTGCTTTGCAAATAAGAATGACGCGATAGCATCCAAATTAGAATCAAGTCAGAATGGAAAAAATCTCCAGCTATTGCTCGACTTCGaaggttattattattactcgcCATAAACAAGTTCTTACTGCTGCAAATTAATCATATAATAAACCTAATTGTGCCGCAAAAAACGCATTTGCGCGACTGGAGGAAAACCTTGAACCCGATTGTTGTGccgaaattttgacattttcgtTGCCAACTCCggcgacaatttttttctactatttgtaattcaaattgcatttttaaataaaatttacgtaacttgaaaaattcgttttaTTCGAATTATGTCATGAATTCTAAACGGAACTCGGATTCGTGAAAGTTTTACTCACTTATACAAATTTTACGATTGGTCGGAAATGGCACAAC
The sequence above is a segment of the Tribolium castaneum strain GA2 chromosome 9, icTriCast1.1, whole genome shotgun sequence genome. Coding sequences within it:
- the Sec24AB gene encoding protein transport protein Sec24A; amino-acid sequence: MAQPNQQNGMPPQMKPPIYNGVHSSHSSRDSSPHGKNIPLSQLPPRSAIPPTQLPPSRSPNITQQLSQLNINKFNTSTPNQSPNPSGLVSSAFSPIGSTQAPPRTTQAPPTGYNFTQKPPSTQGQMPVITNQQPQQKPPTIQNQVQVPPPNQGQAPPSTQNQMPPPVKNQSFVPPPHNFNSSPINQGQAPPPAQSQMPPPIKNPNFVPPPHNFNSIANQGVAPPTTQGHTQIPPPIKSQSFVLPPSSVINQGVTPPPTQGQGQVPPPIKNQSFVPPPHNFNSSSINQGMAPPPTQGQSQMPPSIKSQAFVPPPHNFNSTPLTQGQSQVSSSQNFSSMQPPPIQGQIPPPNSQIHNNFNSSPSNQGYRPPPNQVQMPPPLSQGYQPPPVETNLPSNQFNNSSPRLPPPGAPKANLHSNRYPQGPPPQQSYNPQAPPSFNPQTQNYPVSAQTQQQFYQQNSVTQSGFNKLWGHDHFDLLQNPNVLPPEKVAPPKVYLGNELLDSANCSPEVFRCTMTKIPESNSLLQKSRLPLGILIHPFKDLTHLPVIQCNVIVRCRACRTYINPFVYFIDTKRWKCNLCYRVNELPEEFQFDPVSKTYGDPTRRPEIKSSTIEYIAPAEYMLRPPQPAVYLFLFDISRLAIESGYLQSACAVLLEELKSLPGDARTQVGILAYDSALHFFGLGEGLSQPHEMTVLEIDDIFLPCPDNLLVNLKDRIDLLTDLLTQLPTRYNNSYDNNSALGAALQAAHKMMGATGGRVSVFQASLPNVGPGALVPREDPSQRASTEVQHLNPANDFYKRLALECSGQQIAVDLFVLNSQYVDMATISGISRFSGGCIHHFPLFKASRVLQNERFERCFRRYLVRKIGFEAVMRIRCTRGLSIHTFHGNFFVRSTDLLSLPNVSPDAAFGMQVSIDETLSDVQSVCFQAALLYTSSKGERRIRVHTLCLPVCATLSDVINAADQQCIVGLLAKMAVDRSMQSSLSDAREAFINVAIDILSSYKMSLNMAEGPTSLLAPPCLRLLPLYISALLKSTAFRTGTCTRLDDRVKAMIDMKTKPLGHLIQMIYPDLYPVHNLEEQPIVLNSEEEPIPQPPHLQLTARCLDSKGAFLMDTGEHMILLVAPGVSPMFLSEALGVRDYMSITDEMYELPVLDNLHNQRLHQFINFLNDEKPAAATLHVIRDNSPNRIEFYERLIEDRVENALSYHEFMQHLKTQVK
- the LOC663199 gene encoding RNA-binding protein 28, whose amino-acid sequence is MGRHPPKKPQNVEVSTKDKLKQIKKERKLKLKEKRARLVIRNLPFEATEENLKEHFAQFGEVQEVKVLKKEDGKLVGCGFVQFKLVQKAAKARHHLNGKPFLGREIEVDFALAKNKYKTEDKKEIKEEDEVKVKEEPVDVDESQEVAEEVKSEDEAEGIGSDSEQKKTDSEDNEGVSDEEEEEQEPPVKKPKFESNDVTEGKTIFIKNVPFTATNDDIKQCMSQFGPLYYALICVDKYTEHSKGTAFVKFRNAEDAQKALEAGTELTLLGNVLDCHRALGRDEVRKKAETKKEEKTAPKDSRNLYLVKEGVILAGGKAAEGVSASDMAKRLQLEQYKTQMLRNLNMFVSRERLVIHNLPPSWDDKKLHILVKNNSPKNSVIREARIMRDLKNVDADGVGRSKEFGFVTFNRHEDALATLRALNNNPNIFSAHKRPIVAFSIENRAMIKAKQKRLEKSRLKNPKCKEFNPKVVKEDQERKQKRLNETHDTEGEFVGVTAKPGKQKMRSRYNLKTQARLHLENLKKEKKKAKFSKKTLKERKQDFTKQPKQKINKKKENDNFSKLVADYKKKLLALPVQKKTKWYE
- the LOC663225 gene encoding protein arginine N-methyltransferase 1, which gives rise to MDDEDNTCRDGDDDSDEWDEMEVTGEQTTCLFCPLQFLTIAVALDHCRAEHNFDLLELKNKYNMDCYSYIKMINYIRMQRPDPKILTESSVALWDDDVYLKAGEMESWLMYDFEDLGSAPSTPHYAIDGKTPISNLNFSDLQRQIEDLTLQLKHKCTLLELAVKDIEKMKKITRTFVESRDVPEKPFHVTGYDSDYFHSYSHFGIHHEMLNDRVRTESYRDAILNNSDSFKDKIVLDVGCGTGILSLFSAKAGASKVIGIDQSEVVYKAMDIIRENNYYDTIHLMKGRIEDTNLPVEKVDIIVSEWMGYFLLFEGMLDSFIHARDRYLAPGGLLLPNRCNLNLIGCSDPERYDKVINFWDNVYGFSMKCMKSEVISEAFVETVPGESVMTDPITLKEIDLASCTVDTCDFSSAFALKATKDAVLTCLVGYFDTFFDLPKSVHFSTGPEAPKTHWQQSVFYLKETINMSAGDVIEGSLVCSRLKKNARGLSVTITLGKNKYHYNLD